Part of the Candidatus Binataceae bacterium genome is shown below.
GCGGTCGGCGATCGCGCAGAGGAGCCGCACGAGGCCAATCTGTTCGACATGGACAGCAAATACGGCGACGTGGTGGCGCTGGCCGACGCGCTCGCCTATCTCGAAGAACTGAAACCCTGAGCGCCTCGACGGATTTCCTCGATATCGCAACGGTGCGGATGCTACAGTTCCGCGTTGGCTTTTCGATCGCCGGCATTGATGTAGCCGAACGGACCTGGGAGGTCCGGGGAGAAGACGTGCATGTCTGACACCCGATCGCGCCTGCGGGCGCTCTTGAACGGGCCCGAAATGGCCGTCGCACCGTTCGTTTACGACTGTCTGCAGGCGAAGCTGGCGGAGCGCGCAGGATTCAAGGCGATCTATATGACCGGCTTCGGCACCGCGGCCGCGCGCGGGTTTCCCGACCTCGGTCTGCTGACGATGGGCGAGATGGTCGACAACGTGCGTGCGCTCGCGCGCTCGGTGGATATCCCGCTCATCTGCGACGCCGACACCGGCTACGGCGAAGCAATCAACGTGCAGCGCACCGTTCGCGAGTACGAGGACGCCGGCGCGGCGGCGCTTCATATCGAAGACCAGGTGTGGCCCAAGCGCTGCGGCTTCCTCGAAGGCAAGCAAGTCATTCCGCTCGAGAACATGGCGGCGAAGCTGCGCGCGGCGCTCGACGCCCGGCGCGATCCCGATCTCGTGATTATCGCGCGCACCGACGCGCTGGCGCCGCTCGGCTGGGAGGAAGTGACGCGGCGCGCCCGCGCTTATCGCGCGGCAGGCGCCGATCTCATCTTCGTCGACGGCATCAAAACGCTGGATGACCTCAAGACCTGCGCGCGGCTGCTCTCAGATCTACCGCTGCTGTACAACGGACAACTGCAGCATCCGACGGAAATCGCGAAATACGGTTTCAAGCTGATGATCCATATCGCCACGCTGTTCACCGTTTACCAGCGCACGCGCGACGCCTTCGTCGAGCTCGCGCGCACGGGCGCGGTCGCAGGTGGCGCCGGTCTGGAGCTCTTGCCCGAGATTACGGACCTTCTCGGCGCGCCCGAGATCCTCAGGACCAGCAAAAAATACGAAGTGTAATTTCGCACGAACGCGAAACCGTTGGCGCGCGATTTCAGCCGAGCAGCTCTTTCACCAGCTGCTTGGTCGATTCAAGATCGAACTCCCGGTACATCTGCAGGCGCTCGGCGGCCGGCGATCCGGAGCCGTGAATAATCTCGTTGTACCACCATCCCGCGTACTCCGAGGAGCACAGGTCGCCGATAAAGTGAAACAGTCTGATTCGAT
Proteins encoded:
- a CDS encoding isocitrate lyase/PEP mutase family protein; translation: MSDTRSRLRALLNGPEMAVAPFVYDCLQAKLAERAGFKAIYMTGFGTAAARGFPDLGLLTMGEMVDNVRALARSVDIPLICDADTGYGEAINVQRTVREYEDAGAAALHIEDQVWPKRCGFLEGKQVIPLENMAAKLRAALDARRDPDLVIIARTDALAPLGWEEVTRRARAYRAAGADLIFVDGIKTLDDLKTCARLLSDLPLLYNGQLQHPTEIAKYGFKLMIHIATLFTVYQRTRDAFVELARTGAVAGGAGLELLPEITDLLGAPEILRTSKKYEV
- a CDS encoding isochorismatase family protein — protein: TYLVTRGVDTLIVTGCTTSGCVRASVVDALSHGFRPIIPHEAVGDRAEEPHEANLFDMDSKYGDVVALADALAYLEELKP